A genomic region of Columba livia isolate bColLiv1 breed racing homer chromosome 12, bColLiv1.pat.W.v2, whole genome shotgun sequence contains the following coding sequences:
- the FRMPD3 gene encoding FERM and PDZ domain-containing protein 3 isoform X1: MPEERSGDDMECGQLPSDTLRQVTVQRHPCYGFGFVAGSERPVVVRSVAAGGPSEDKLLPGDQILAINDEDVSEAPRERFIELIRKAKDFIILTVLHTHQSPKSAFISAAKKAKLRSNPVKVRFSEQVTVGETDPDMLKKEALLLIPNVLKVFLENGQIKSFTFDGRTTVKDVMVTLQDRLSLRHIEHFALVLEYSSPEQSHRFLLLQDKQPLAHVVQRTHYHGMRCLFRVSFFPKDPVELLRRDPAAFEYLYIQSRNDVIRERFGTDPKPEMLLGLAALHIYITVSATRPSQKVSLKNVEKEWGLEPFLPPSLLQLVKEKSLRKSLSLQLKAHQNQPGGTKVSTAQAKLQYLRILNELPTFAGVLFNTVGLDEKQPATTLLVGPRHGISHVIDLKTNLTTVLSEFSKVSKIQLFRENQGVARVETSILDAKPLVLLMEWPEATNFACLIAGYCRLLVDSKKMIFSRAPSQPPPPQIIKADYINAHNLHRPATGKKESGLVGGSAAGARADGSPAARASDSELISFCYLHMREQKKERESKTDINENLIFLEESRPRTKSDPTSKSSGQGYNGAGNEYDPDGLDRDRHASRARAHTIDTHLRSDTWHFYCESCQAKIKSRLASCKGGKPGSTRDNMVDLMSLPPPGSDEEEDETTSLLPAIAAPPPGFRDNSSDEDDPKRRANAQSQEQGRHLCGILYDEIPVTLIDNVQPRTVRDHAQELDDALVSTLQALEALAASEDYTHPPPQQTAGLIVLAAITPESSLDSGHETNSSELTDVSEMVSAMKQHQNAAYFLAQHINKENLLARKDLPFRIQSCAAQAVLTSPCALGRQEPSPSLKPAFPHQSRHLTNCKSKQEQQQHAERSYTLAVQPVLTPQLPEQNTGTPVPGSECKGHTKAAFEVSLHATAALSREQAQDLQEKIPKEVQPSSKLVLDQKSGETPAIISAALQQVANAKSSAPQVVTASKEDKNMNGTSSCATASSKPLKLKGGPQTGETLCNCQQQQQQLSPQQHCEVSPSPKEAHGSKAEAFHLTSAGEEMTPGKTFASKSYQQKVSKDAPGKATSGEQSQKAGGEGTTLFQKHTAPSNQGQKMQQECSSKNLKAESSNPHSPSPGSTFRTTSEEPKGPIQLVPRSESLQISTVPSKKAEKVLEVTQQDADVPAKPKAPKAPFRLRNLFSATFPTRLKKETDERQAQLQKVKQYELEFLEELLKPKSKGDLPPQEYLHPPAPGRCSCQLRSSPVQKVPGMSREQRRSCDCKRICRGVRPPPNQLAVPELERRGRDKATDEQKLAEAMRLTSMSSPSKGKRIRSTSLESRDYRSDPENGVSCLTTCTSQGECMGAPHYRKLLRRYSVSEIDKTDRTSLSSDFYQNIYTAKQKGPQKEPEPSILCPVLKSKIQEASGMAEPSYVQIAQEKKNQKGSAVFSVQEEMYPSPAELQDEDMEDEKCCSIRYCFYYRKCDVADDGSEKDELSYSIPMQILPGMKLDNQMVPVMSRTLQVLDATACSSPSDSQTQEIDLRTSTFEGSLAKINTLRGHAYSFPNGFLQVQLDTNELLTILRQCVVSPDVQDCKPYISQLAEYKKELALKFKEFRASCRRVAAVDKSPTHMLSAITSSFQVLSSLIETFVRLVYVVRSESQRQELLTKVEEVVRNYTFLLKAAEESTARTLSHQQTVEQLARQSATVATVMSTLTRSLKTLINK; encoded by the exons GAAGGCCAAGGACTTCATCATCCTCACGGTCCTACACACCCACCAG TCTCCCAAATCTGCTTTCATCAGCGCAGCCAAGAAGGCGAAGCTCAGGTCCAACCCAGTTAAGGTCCGATTTTCAGAGCAGGTGACAGTCGGCGAGACGGACCCA GACATGTTGAAGAAAGAAGCTCTCCTCCTCATTCCCAATGTGTTGAAGGTTTTCCTGGAGAACGGGCAGATCAAATCCTTCACGTTCGACGGCCGAACCACTGTGAAG GACGTGATGGTGACGTTGCAGGACCGCCTGTCCCTGAGGCACATCGAGCACTTTGCCCTCGTCCTGGAGTATTCCAGCCCAGAGCAGAGCCACCGgttcctgctgctccaggaCAAGCAGCCGCTGGCCCAC GTTGTGCAGAGGACACACTACCATGGCATGAGATGCCTCTTTCGTGTGAGCTTCTTCCCCAAGGACCCAGTGGAGCTGCTGCGCCGGGATCCCGCAGCGTTCGAGTACCTGTACATCCAG AGCCGCAACGATGTGATCAGAGAGCGCTTTGGCACGGACCCCAAGccagagatgctgctgggaCTGGCCGCCCTCCACATCTACATCACTGTCTCAGCCACCCGCCCCAGCCAGAAGGTCTCCCTCAAGAACGTGGA GAAGGAATGGGGCCTGGAGCCCTTCCTGCCCCCGTCGCTCCTGCAGCTCGTCAAAGAGAAGAGCCTTCGGAAATCCCTCTCACTGCAGCTCAAAGCCCACCAGAACCAGCCCGGCGGCACCAAG GTCTCCACGGCCCAGGCAAAGCTGCAATACCTGAGGATCCTGAACGAGCTGCCCACCTTTGCTGGGGTCCTCTTCAACACAGTGGGACTG GATGAGAAGCAGCCGGCCACCACGCTTCTGGTGGGACCCCGGCACGGCATCAGCCACGTCATCGACCTGAAGACCAACCTCACCACGGTGCTGTCAGAGTTCAGCAAGGTCAGCAAGATCCAGCTCTTCAGGGAGAACCAGGGGGTGGCCCGGGTGGAGACGAGCATCCTGGATGCCAAG CCGCTGGTGCTGCTGATGGAGTGGCCTGAAGCCACCAACTTCGCCTGCCTGATTGCAGGCTACTGCCGGCTCCTGGTGGACTCCAAGAAGATGATATTCTCCAGAGCCCCCAGCCAGCCGCCCCCGCCTCAGATTATCAAGGCAG aTTACATCAACGCACACAACCTGCACCGGCCTGCCacgggaaagaaagagagcGGGTTGGTGGGTGGCTCTGCCGCCGGCGCCAGAGCAGACGGGTCTCCAGCTGCCAGGGCTTCGGACTCGGAGCTCATCAGCTTTTGCTATCTGCACATGCGAgagcagaagaaggaaagagagagcaaGACGGATATCAatgaaaacctgatttttttggAGGAAAGTCGTCCCAGGACCAAATCTGACCCCACTTCCAAAAGCTCTGGCCAAGGCTACAACGGGGCAGGGAACGAGTACGACCCGGATGGCCTTGACCGAGACAGGCATGCGAGCAGGGCCAGGGCGCACACCATAGACACCCACCTGCGGAGCGACACCTGGCACTTCTACTGCGAGTCCTGCCAAGCCAAGATCAAGAGCCGGCTGGCCTCATGCAAGGGCGGCAAGCCCGGCAGCACCCGGGACAATATGGTGGACTTGATGTCGCTTCCCCCTCCCGGGAGCGATGAGGAAGAAGACGAGACAACATCCCTGCTCCCCGCCATCgccgccccccctcccggcttCCGAGACAACAGCTCGGACGAGGACGACCCCAAGCGCCGGGCGAATGCCCAGAGCCAGGAGCAGGGCCGGCACCTCTGTGGCATCCTCTACGATGAGATCCCTGTCACACTGATAGACAACGTGCAACCGCGGACTGTCCGAGACCATGCCCAAGAGCTGGACGATGCCCTGGTGTCTACCCTGCAGGCGCTGGAAGCTCTGGCTGCTTCAGAGGATTATACACATCCCCCACCACAGCAGACCGCAG GTCTTATTGTCCTGGCTGCCATCACCCCTGAGTCATCCTTGGATTCTGGCCATGAAACCAACTCTTCAGAGCTAACTGATGTCTCAGAGATGGTCTCTGCTATGAAGCAGCATCAGAATGCAGCCTACTTCCTCGCTCAACATATCAACAAAGAAAATCTCCTGGCCAGAAAGGACTTGCCTTTCCGAAtccagagctgtgctgcccagGCTGTGCTCACCTCTCCCTGCGCCCTTGGCCGCCAGGAGCCGAGCCCTTCACTGAAACCAGCTTTCCCTCACCAAAGCCGCCACCTTACCAACTGCAAGAGcaaacaggagcagcagcagcatgctGAGCGGAGCTACACCCTGGCTGTCCAGCCAGTGCTGACCCCCCAGCTTCCTGAGCAGAACACGGGGACTCCCGTCCCAGGCTCTGAATGCAAAGGCCACACAAAAGCTGCCTTTGAGGTATCTTTGCACGCCACAGCAGCCCTGAGCAGGGAGCAGGCACAGGATCTACAAGAGAAGATCCCCAAAGAGGTCCAACCAAGCTCCAAGCTTGTCCTGGATCAAAAAAGTGGTGAAACTCCAGCTATCatttcagctgctctgcagcaagtGGCAAATGCAAAAAGCTCAGCTCCCCAAGTGGTCACGGCCTCAAAAGAagacaagaacatgaatggtaCCAGCAGCTGTGCAACAGCCAGCAGCAAGCCTTTGAAACTTAAAGGAGGTCCACAGACTGGAGAGACATTATGCaactgtcagcagcagcagcagcagctctccccgCAGCAACACTGTGAAGTTTCTCCAAGTCCTAAGGAAGCTCATGGCAGTAAGGCTGAAGCTTTCCACCTCACCTCAGCAGGTGAGGAAATGACACCTGGTAAGACTTTTGCCTCTAAAAGCTACCAGCAGAAAGTGAGTAAAGATGCTCCAGGAAAAGCCACAAGCGGGGAGCAAAGTCAGAAGGCAGGTGGGGAAGGCACAACCCTTTTTCAGAAACACACAGCTCCTTCAAACCAAGGACAGAAAATGCAACAGGAATGTTCATCCAAAAATTTAAAAGCTGAGAGCAGCAATCCGCACTCTCCATCACCTGGTAGCACTTTCAGGACCACCAGTGAGGAACCCAAAGGGCCAATCCAGCTGGTGCCCAGATCTGAGAGCCTGCAGATCAGCACTGTGCCTtccaaaaaagcagaaaaagtccTGGAGGTGACTCAACAAGATGCTGATGTCCCGGCTAAACCCAAAGCTCCGAAAGCTCCCTTCAGGTTGAGGAACCTGTTCTCCGCAACTTTTCCGACCCGGCTGAAGAAGGAGACAGATGAGCGGCAGGCCCAGCTGCAGAAGGTGAAGCAGTATGAGCTGGAATTCCTTGAAGAGCTGCTCAAGCCAAAGAGCAAAGGTGACCTCCCACCACAGGAGTATCTGCACCCCCCTGCCCCTGGGCgctgcagctgccagctcaGGAGCAGTCCTGTGCAAAAGGTCCCAGGGATGTCCAGGGAGCAACGCCGCAGCTGCGACTGCAAGAGGATTTGCAGGGGCGTGAGGCCACCCCCCAACCAGTTGGCCGTGCCAGAACTGGAGAGGCGAGGGAGGGATAAAGCTACCGATGAGCAGAAGCTGGCAGAAGCCATGAGGTTGACAAGCATGAGCAGCCCTTCCAAAGGCAAGCGGATACGATCCACAAGTTTAGAGTCCAGAGACTACCGGTCAGATCCAGAGAACGGCGTGTCCTGTTTGACAACGTGCACTTCCCAGGGGGAGTGCATGGGTGCTCCGCACTACAGGAAGCTCTTGCGTCGCTACAGTGTCAGTGAAATAGATAAGACTGATAGGACGTCCCTGTCCTCTGATTTCTACCAGAACATCTATACAGCCAAGCAGAAAGGCCCCCAGAAAGAGCCTGAGCCCAGCATCCTTTGTCCTGTTCTGAAGAGCAAAATCCAGGAAGCCTCTGGAATGGCTGAACCCTCCTACGTCCAGATagcacaggagaaaaagaaccaGAAGGGTTCAGCAGTGTTCTCTGTCCAGGAGGAAATGTATCCAAGtcctgctgagctgcaggatGAAGACATGGAGGATGAGAAGTGCTGCTCCATCCGGTACTGCTTCTACTACAGGAAATGCGACGTTGCAGATGATGGGAGCGAGAAGGATGAGCTGTCCTACTCCATCCCCATGCAGATACTCCCGGGAATGAAGCTGGACAACCAGATGGTCCCAGTCATGAGCAGGACCCTTCAGGTCCTAGATGCAACAGCCTGCAGCAGTCCCAGTGACAGTCAGACCCAGGAAATAGATTTAAGGACCTCCACTTTTGAGGGGAGCTTGGCAAAGATCAACACCCTTCGAGGCCATGCCTACAGCTTTCCCAATGGGTTTCTGCAAGTGCAGCTGGACACCAATGAGCTCCTGACCATCTTGAGGCAGTGCGTGGTGAGCCCCGACGTCCAGGACTGCAAACCCTACATCTCCCAGCTGGCCGAGTACAAGAAAGAGCTCGCCCTCAAGTTCAAGGAGTTTCGGGCATCCTGCCGCCGCGTGGCAGCTGTCGACAAGAGTCCTACCCACATGCTCTCTGCCATCACAAGCAGCTTCCAGGTGCTAAGCAGTCTCATCGAGACATTTGTGAGGCTGGTGTACGTCGTGCGCTCGGAGTCCCAGCGCCAAGAGCTGCTCACAAAGGTGGAGGAAGTGGTGAGAAACTACACCTTCCTCCTGAAGGCTGCGGAGGAGTCCACAGCCAGAACGCTGAGCCACCAGCAGACGGTGGAGCAGCTCGCCCGCCAGTCAGCCACGGTTGCCACTGTCATGAGCACGCTCACACGCTCCCTCAAGACGCTGATCAATAAGTAA